A stretch of DNA from Triticum dicoccoides isolate Atlit2015 ecotype Zavitan chromosome 2A, WEW_v2.0, whole genome shotgun sequence:
tgaattagatatattaatgttagatgaattagatatatatatttaatttagttatatgagatttgatcatctaattaaaattttactatatagaactagctactttatttttagtaagaaaattaataaaactagtttagttggattagttgaattagttgaattaattagttgaactagttagttgaattagttgagatattttatttaggtatatttttacTAAGTgcatagttgaattagttgaattaattagttgaactagttgaattaatagaactatttgaattagttgaattaatagaactaataagtgtttaatgtttcacctatgaacataggaatgtcgtctgacgacgaacacgatttcattatgtgtgaatactgcgaagaccaacacggcctgtgcgacagaaatttcctagttgatgataggcgcttcagcatcaagctggatgagaaattcgaagtggatacagtatgtcacaacgacaagtcttttttcgtaattaagcatgacttatgcttcatcactattctactagcgtatcccctgccatgcaagaatatttgttttggataagataggtttcagtcctaacaaaactatagaggtaaagagagtttacttgaagaccgagcatggttataccttcaatgtcaaattatacaatgcagacacctacacctattttgaatgcaaaacttggcaagcactatgaaaggcttatgcatttgagcatgatatgtttatcacctttgatattcgccccgagatgatattgaaggtaatagacatttgagtcgatgtgcagatgcctccagttctaccattatgtgagtttctcaaccatatttaagtctttgatattgtttattcaaaaatagttgataactaatttctattgacagcttatttccattcaagcaaacatgttcggcgcttggtagacatgaccgtcCACTGTCTCGgggtgaactaaactgcgaggagataagtcattatgtttcatggcttgaggatcttgatgctgtcaagacaaattattttcctgaatttgaaaatcttagtactcaaaacgtgcgaccaatagtaaccgtattgaactacggtcacctctatttaggaaagatggtacgctttttactatttgtcctcagtgcatcttttgcatacatttttTCAAGCTAAACTTCATGTTGCTAAGTAatgttactatatgatgttcttcaacagggactcccgatgacagttgtgcctcggtggatcggtactaaaggtcgcatgtcaatggttagcttacagcCAAGACATCATACAATGCATATGAGTGCCTTCGGGATTTCTAAaaacgaggaatgcttaatagtgaaagattggagcaatatTGTTAACGATCGCATAGAAGTActggggggcagcaatcagaagcgcaacccacgattaggagacaagttcatctgcatgctccaatatgatgaatcaggagagctatacatgttctatgctattttacctgagagagagcagcaggagtgattagctagctagttcatgctcttagtacttgtccctctcatgtctgtgttcttcgtgctgaacttaatctcaaagagtgatttgcttttgtggtctgATGAACGCTTAATTATAatctcatgaccatgttgaactcgatgatatctttgcttctggtacaagtgaatgtttcttctttaacctAGTgttgatagcggtaatgactatgatgattaaatagtggtaatgatgactatgatgatttttagctagctagctagtatactgttgttggtgatgatatgatgtttAGAGTTTttgtattaatatgatgatgatgatgatgagttattctatcatttatgaaagaaaccgcagattagtttcaactggatggatccaTGCTAATTAAGTGGCATATAGGTgatcatatacttgatcacttaattagctaggatccatccagttgaaactaatctgcggtactttcacccaatgatttaacaactcattataatgtaaaaacaatctctaaattgaattgaaaacacaaaattaaaggaaaaattaaaataaaaccaaccccccccccaaacatttagtatcggttggtgttaccaaccggtactaatggtctccCCTCTCCCGGGCCTGACTCGTGCCATGTGGTAGCACTTTAGTGGCGGTTAGtgcagaaccggtactaaggggggggacctttattccccaccctttagtgctgaTTACAGAACCAGCACTAAAGATCCTTACGAAGCGGTGCTAaatcccggttctgcactagtgttgtgttctactcatgcatatcatctatgcatagacctgactctgataccactgttggggaacgtagcatgcaacttcagaaaaattcctacgctcacgcaagatctatctaggagatgcatagcaacaagagggggagagagtgtccacataccctcgtagaccgaaagcggaagcgtttattaacgcggttgatgtagtcgaacttcttctcgttccgaccgatcaagcaccgaacgtacggcacctccgggttctgcacacgttcagctcgatgacgtccctcgaactcttgatccagcaaagtgtcgagggagagttctgtcagcacgacgacatggtgacggtgatgatgaagtgatccgcgcagggcttcgcctaaccactacGTGAATATGgccggaggcataaactgtggaggggggcgccgcacacggcttggaacaattgatgtgtgttgtaggctcgccccacgtatataaaggagggagggggaggaggccggccctaggcacgcccaagtaggaggaatcctatttgggctcctagttggattcgccccccctttccttttatcagagggggaaagagagagaggaggagaaggaaaggggggcgccgccctcccctagtccaatttggcctccttccctgtggggggtgcgccacccctttgtgggctggtgtgcctccctcctatggcccatatcttcccccagggggtttcggtaacccccccccccggtactctgatatgtacccgatacattccggaacacttccggtgtccgaatactatcatccaatatatcaatctttacctcttgaccatttcgagactcctcgtcatgtccgcgatctcatccggaactccaaacaacattcggtcaccaaatcacataactcatataatacaaatcgtcattgaatgttaagcatgcggaccctacgggttcaagaactatgtagacatgaccgagacacctctccggtcaataaccaatagcggaacctagatgctcatattggttcccacatattctatgaagatctttatcggtcaaaccataatgacaacatacgttattccctttgtcatcggtatgttacttgcccgagattcggtcgtcagtatctccatacctagttcaatcttgttaccggcaagtctctttactcattccgtaatgcatcatcccgcaactaactcattagtcacattgcttgcaaggcttattatgatgtgcattaccgagagggcccagatatacctctcgaatactcggagtgacaaatcctaatctcgatctatgtcaatccaacaaacaccttcggagatacctgtagagcatatttataatcacccagttacgttgtgacgtttgatagcacacaaggtattcctccggtatccgggagttgcataatctcatagtcaaaggaatatgtataagtcatgaagaaagcaatagcaataaaacttaacgatcattatgctaatctaacagatgggtcttgtccatcacatcgttctcctaatgatgtgatcccattaataaaatgacaacacatgtctatggttaggaaacttaactatctttgatcaacgagctagtctagtagaggcttactagggacattgtgttttgtctatgtatccacacatgtatcaagttttcagttaatacaattctagcatgaataataaacatttatcatgatataaggaaatataaataacaactttattattgcctctagggcatatttccttcatggagtcCATCGTCCTGTGTTAAGACAATGTAATTTACCTATGTTGCACCTATGTTTTCCCCGCTGAGATTCTTCCTTGCAATGCCTTTGCTATGCACGTGCATTTATATCTATCTTATTTGCTTAGGCGAAAAGAGAACATAATAAGTTCAAGAGAGAAGCTTCTAGTGCaaactatggcccctaggtctattctcaccatattattttcagatctatagaaCCAAAACCTAAAAATACCTTGATGTAATTTTTTTGTCTTTACTTTATTTtgtacttttatttatttttttatacctatctctatcagatctcatccttgcaagtaatcaTGAATAAATTGACAACCCCCTTTTTGCATTGGGTGCAagcatttgtttgtttgtgtaggtgcaactaTTGAAGACTTGAGTGTTCCTCCTATTAGATTGATACGTTGGTTTTGAACCGAGTGAAATacgtatctctactttgttgcatcaccctttcatcttcaatggAAAAACCAAAGCAAGCTTAAGAAGTAGCATTGCCCTCATTCGTGTGATCAACAATCGATCAGACGGACACGGAGCTGGCGGAAGCTCATGCGTGACCGGTCGGCCGAAGGTAAGCTTTTCCCTTAGTTGTTTCCCTTCGGggttttctctttgatttttttacattttcttgtttcatttttattttatttctttctttctagagtactTCCTAATGTTTCATGAGCACATTTCTAGAAATATCCAAATATTTTTTTTGAATAAAAGGACATTGTTCATTAGCTGAACCTTTTTAGAATTTAAGAACGTTTGTGAAAATTTTGTGTACAATTTTTAAAATTCATCAACATTTTCTATATCCAAGAACATTTTATACTAGTAAATTGTATTTAGATATATATGAAAAGCACAGAAAAGTAATTTTGAATATGTATTTCCTTTCCTCAAATCATATTGAACAAGATTCAACTTGGTTCTTACCTCTCTAAAATTCAGATTGTTCTAGTCTCTTTTTATTATAGTATCAGATAAGCATGTGAATACATGTTTCTAGAACACATGAGATGGTAGAGTTGGGGGTTCAATTAGAAGGCCACGTGGCAGAATTCTATGAGTTGAAAACTATATCCAACGGATGATAATGCTCGGGTTCACCATCTCTTAACCGTTGGATGGGCATATTCAACGACTAATATTTGAAGCTATTGACACACTAATATAGTGGTATAGAAATTCATGGGTTTTTGTAAATTTTGTTGTTTTTCATTTTCATacatttttaaaatatatttttAGTCTTTCAATATTTTATCATCAGTAAGAAAAATCCAATGACCAATTTTATTGGATCAAAAACCGGATGTTAACCGTAGAAAGAAAAACGAAGTGAAGATCAGAACTGCGCTCCACACACAACCCATAGCGACAGATTGTTGCTAAAATGCCCACCTGGGCCAGCCGAGGTAGCGCGCCTGCTCTAGAAAGATTTTGAAATCATTCGATATAAAGAAAAACCAGTTGAAAAATCCAGGCCCCACACCACTGCCGATGAGGGTGTGGATATGCTCATTGATAGATTGTTGCTAAAATGCCCACATTACAAATTTGGTTTTCAAGGGTGTGATGCGAACGGTGAAGCACACAGTCTAGCCAAGTTTTCACGTTGTTTAGGTCAAGGGCACCATGGCTAGCTTGGTCAACCCAATGTATCCCACATGTTGTGGTCTTTCATCAATAAAACTTGGCTTTAgccctgaaacatttgaaaaatccgGAGCGGCATGTTTGGAGAAAATTGTCTAGCAGTTTATTTTGtcatatttaaaaaatatattattcaaaaaattcatgatttaaattcatgaactttaaaAATGTTCTAAATGTTTAAAAATGTTCAAAGCCTTTAAAAAACATTCACAGTCTTTTTAAAAAGTGCAAGAATTTTTAAATAATTCATGTTTTACAATCAAATTATCAcaaaatttttaaaaaaattaaaacaaaTATAAAGGCAAGACGAAAACCCGGTATGACCTAAAGAAAAATAAACATACTAGATAGCAAAAATCCAACCGAATATACCCAAAACGTCTATGAAAACCACAACATAGGACTTCTAGACGGGCCAGCCTATGTACCGCTCATCACATGCAATATATGGTCTATTCTTCATGGGCATGTCTATATGCCATTCGTTGGGAGTGGAGCAACGTGTTGTGGGCAACCGCAAGTATACTTGAAAAAACAATCATCTTACTCATTTACATGTAATCCATTTAAATACCAGAAAGAGTAAAATATGTAATAAAAAACGTTGCAGGCCTAAAAAAATTAAATACCCGGGCACTTCCAACCAATTTGCATGTATTTTAATAAAGAAATGTTCATGTGAACATCTTTTTTTCTTCTAAAGTGGGGGTATTTACATGTGCCCCTAGTTAGTGTTGACTACTCAAGTTTGTCCTTGATTTTTTGACCTACCTAGTTTAGCCCCTGTTCTGTCAAGTGTGTCAATAGAACTACTCTTCCCCGTCGTTTCTATCCAGTAAAAGGCTTTGATTGTCTCCAAGACATTTCTGGAACGTTTTTGCCCCTCCTTAATGGAAGAACCTCTACAAAACGCtcttgcctttctctttttttcctagtCCATCTGATTTCTGGTTCCCCAATCCGCTACCAAAACCTTAGTATTCTCTCGTCTCCTTTTTGAGCAACCACTCACGATGTCTTGAGTGGGAGTAAGCTACGGCTGGACTATATCTGATTTGACCAAAGGGAGAGGATGCGTCGCGCACATATGATGTCAGACGATGGGGATGCGTCAGCGGTAACAAGTGGAGCTCACCGGGAAATGGGTTACCGTGGGTGTACCTTAGTCTAGCCATGCATTATTCCTAACGGAGGGTGCCGACTCAGGAGAAAAATCGGGATGGGAGGACTAAAGGAGGCCAGATCACGAGTAATCAATAGGGAAGCATGTCAATGATGGCATTAGAGCTAGAAAAAGGGGGAGGGGCTTTGACCAGTTTCAGTGGAGATGAGAATTTCCCAAAGTGAGCGAGTTGAGGGTAGTTGGCTTCATCCGTCACATTTTGCCAGCTTTGCTAAACCACCTCCGTATTCTTCTCCATCCCTCTTTTTCTGAAACCAATTAAGTGACAACTACTAGAAAGATAGCTATCCCTGCACCACGGAGAGAGCCTATGAAGCAAATGCACCATAACTACAACCAAGTGATAGCGAGCGGGTCTATGTCTCGCTGTTGTGACTTGTGACACAGACGCTCATCTCAACTCAAACGAACTTGTGTTAGGGTCGGTTCATGTAGCATGTCCAGGCAGGTGCTCACACGCCCTCCTCATTAGCACAGTTTTTTTTTCCACATGttatctactccctccatttcaaaagaTACACATGTATAAATATATGTTCATATCATTTTTTAATGTGTATGACTTCTAAAAATGTGTTCATGCGATTTTATAAAAAGAAGTTCATCCCATTCAAAAAAATAATACTCATGccatttaaaaatgttcacacgTTCGAGATGTTCCTGATATTTTTAGAAAAATGCCTAGGAAATGTAAAGTTTGCCTGCTCAACTCCAAAAGAAATGTTTTCTGCCATTAAAAAACACTTCAtaccatttaaaaaaatgttcattaaaAACTAAAAGTTTCCTTGCGCAATGTTAAGTAAATGCCATGGCGTATTAAAAGCGTTCACTCATTTGTTTTCAACAAGTTCGTGAAATGTTTCAAAAGGAAACAAAACACGAATATGAAAACGAAAATACTAAAAGCGTCTGCATCCTCCTCGACGCTCCGGCCCTTTCTCTCGAGGAATCCAGCCTTCCCCGGTGGCGTGGCTCCCTCCGGCCGCGACAATGGATGGATCGAGGGCCCTGCTGCCGTAGGCACGGCACCAGTTTCCGGCTCGCCGCTCAAGCATCCGCCGGAACCGCGTAACCACCATACTACTTGTACCGGCACCATCAATCATGGACAAGGAAAAGTGGCGCAGGCGCTCGTGTCGTGTGGGTCGGCCGGGGATGATCTGAGATTCCGAAACGACAGTTGCTCGCCAACAGGAAAGAAAACCGCGCAAACTCCCCGACCCCGTCGTCCTGTGCCGCCGGTGTAGATGCACCGGGGAGCGTCGCGCCAGTCGCCATGTTGCAGTCGCCTTACACTGATTGATTGACGATGGCATTACGACGGTGCACTCGTCCAAACGGCACCAGCGCTATCCATCGTCCAATTGTACGTACAAGAAATATGTTCGCACCATGGCCATGCCATGCTGCTATCTTATCGCCAGCTGGTAGTAAAGCAGAACCAAGGCCGAGCGTTCCCCGTCATCGGTCCTGTCTAATAATTTGAAGAAACAGAGTAGTTGTATCCAGGAGATCAGACCAGGAGTCAAGGAGGAGGCACGCACCGTCGTCTCGTCTATCTCTGAGTCGACGTGTGTATAAATCTCGAGACGGCCTCGCACACCACGAATCCTCGCAAAGCATAACCAAAAAGCCCGCATTTATTCTGCTTCCTCCCCATCACCTTCTCTTCACTCCCAGGACACTGGCCACTCCCCCGGTCACCACAGCCATCGAAACCACCACAAACACGCGCACGCGCATGTGCAAGTTCGTCTCGCCATCGTCGGCCATGCACCCTCGCAACCAACTCCGCCGTGGGCGCGTCGCCGCCGGCGCCATCGTCCTGCTCGGGATCGTTCTCGGAGCCGCGTTCACGGGGGCGGACACGGGCACGTTCATCTACGCGGGGTGCTCGCCGTCCAAGTACCAGCCGGGGACCCCCTACGAGGGCAACCTCAAGTCGCTGCTCGCCTCCATCACCAGCGCGGCGCCCAACGCCGCGTACAGCAGCTTCGCCAACGGCACGGGCGACGGCGCCGCCGCGTACGGGCTCTACCAGTGCCGCGGCGACCTGGGCAACGCCGAGTGCGCGGCGTGCGTGCGGGACGCGCTGGCGCAGCTCAACCAGGTGTGCCCGGGCGCCTACGCGGCGTCGCTGCAGCTGGAGGGGTGCTACGTGCGCTACGACGGCGCCAACTTCGTGGGCCGCCCGGACACGGCCATGGTGTACCGCAAGTGCAGCGCCAGCACCAGCGCCGACGCCGGGTTCCTCCGGGACCGGGACGCCGTGCTGGGCGCGCTGCAGGCCGCGCCCGACGGGTACAGGGTGGGCAGCTCCGGCAGCGTGCAGGGGGTCTCGCAGTGCCTCGGCGACCTGGCCGCCGCCGACTGCACGGCGTGCCTGGCGCAGGCCGTCGGGCAGCTCACGGGCGCCTGCGGCACGGCGCTCGCCGCCGACGTGCACCTGGCGCAGTGCTACGTCCGGTACTGGGCCAGCGGCTACTACTTCCGCCCGTCGCAAGGTACGTTGCTTACCATGCACCTCCTCTGTTCGTCTGAACTTTGAACCAACGAATGAAATATTGCCAGAATTCGCTCTCTGAAAAACTACCTCGTGATGCCCTGGTGTCACCGTTAGATAACACTAGTACAGTATCAGCTGCCAATTGGCTGAGCAAATTGCACTGTTGGAATTGATTCCGATGGGCAATGGGTAAACTTACCAAAGTTTACAAGTGAGATCGGTCGGAATATGTCCTCTGAAAGCATTTTTCACTTTATCATGGGCTTGCACAGTGGATGGCCTTATCAGAGTGTGTCCACTTGTCTACCACAATCACCGCACACTAGGAGCACATACAGTActtaattactactccctccattccgaattacttgtcgcaagtcgcaagtatggatgtatctagatgtattttacttctaaatacatccatttctgcgataagtaatttggaacggagggagtagctgctaGTAGATCAAGTAGGTCCCTGTGTGTGTCTCCCGGTTAGCACCAGAGAAAGGGACAGGAGACCAGTCACTCGATTGCAGAGAGCACCAAAGCTCGCCATCATCATTTGAGACACCATTTAGTCAGCCATATCAGCCGCTAAGCTCCACGGACACCATTTAGTCGTATCCCTAATATATGCTAATCATCCCGGCGGCCTTTCCAGGGGACCGCAGCATCATACACTGAACTCAATCAGGCGAGACAAACAGTGCCATTAAGGCTATCTGAACTCTGGCGTGACAGCAACAAGTCATGATGATATGTTCTCTGGTCTTGTCCAATGAAACACCAAAGGCGACAGCCATCACATTATCATAGATTCGAACTTTACTTGTTGATCTAAAGGTTCAGAGAACTTTCTGATAGCCACCACATTATcatagatgtattttaattctagatacattcattttcgcgacaagtaattctgaacggagtGAGTAGTACAGTAGTAGTATTCTAATCCAATTGTCTGGTTTTTCTTTTGGTGATAAGATTATTCGGAAGATGACGTGGGGCGGACTCTGGCCATAATCATAGGCATCTTGGCAGGGCTGGCCCTCATCGTGGTCTTCATCTCCTTCCTCAAGAAATCATGTAAGGCCTCCTCGAAAACTTTCTCTTGTTTTCAGTTCGGAGAGCATCTCAACGCCGAGAGATTCACTTTGGCTCATAGGTGTAGGTGCACTCATTGTCTAAATATACATTTTAGAAAATTTAAAAAATCGAGAAAAAAATCCCACGTGTACATCCAGACATTATATGTCCGTGCACACAGTTTCGGTGAAAAAGGGATTTTTTTTGTGGCTTGAGTAAAAGAGACAATTTTTGATGCTTCATTATAACTATTCAGTAGACATTTTTTTATCTTTTCTATATATGCCAcaaaaaatgttctttctttgcgaaTTTCTGTGTGCAAAAATAGAATGTCCAGATGTACATGCGAAATTGTTGTTTGGAATTTTTAAACATTTTGAAATGTGTTTTTATATACATTTCATAATATAGGTGTACCTATGAGGGAAGCAGATTTGTAGCATCCGGGTGCTCCACGCCCCTATACGAacattaaattcaaaaaaataccgagaaatttgaaaaaaaaaaatcTGAGATGTTGGGATATCAAACTTGGGTTCCCGATCTACTCCCGTGTGGAATTTCATGAAAAAATAGCAGGAAATGTATTCATGGCAAAaagacaaaaaaaattctatgtatAGAAAAAAACTGTTTGGGCACATTTTTTCGGAAAATATTTCCTTCACCACGAATACGTTTTCttgcatttttttcatgaaatttcacACAGGAGTAGATTGAGAACCCGGGTTTGATATCaacaaatttcagattttttttgcttttttttgtattttttatatttaatatttgtaTAGGGGCGTGGAGCACCCAGGAGCTCCTGTgtattttcctacctatgagccctTCTATATTATACTATGAGTCTGAACACACTAACTCTATGAAAACTGGTGTATCAATGCAGGTTAATTAATTTAGCTATGTTGCCTCCTGAAAGAAACTTCAGTTCTCGCATACTGGCATGCGGGCCCGATACCGAACAGACTTGCGAAAGACAGATAAACACTAGCATCAAGGGAGCTTCACAAAGATCTTAATCTCATCTTGTCAGCAATAGCTTATGTAAGTGATCTTGGTAGGGCTGGCTGTAGGAGGATCACTACCTCACTACAATGGGTCATCTGTTTTGGTCCACTAATCATGGCTCACCTGTTCATTATTACCAAATCAGATGGCACCTtctcaaaagaaaaggaaaaacatgGCACTGTCATGCAAAGACATTCACACACTTTTGTTATAATAATAGTAATCATTGCCTTTCAATTGATTGCAGTCAAATTCGATTTACAAAGGCACGACCATATACACTACTGATTAACCCAACACCCCAGGGGCGCCATTGCTGGGCGGTTTCTTCTTTCTTGTATGTATACCGATGTGTCTATGTACACCGTACGAGCTCTAGGAACCTCCGGAGCTCTGGCTGCTGCTGCCATGTAGTAGTGCTGCACTGCAAGCGGATCAGGCGCTGTAGCCTCGAACCAGCGGGCTCCACTTCCCCATGTCGTAGCCGTCGCAAGCGCTGATGCTCGCCTCCTTCATCTCGGCCTCGGAGACGCCATTGTTGCACATGTTTGCGAACGCCCTCGTGTGCTTCATGCCGTACTGAGTGAGCGATCCGCACTGGGACTCGAACACTCGCACCTGACAATTGAGATCAAATATAGCAGAGTAAGTTCCAACCGGAAACAGAAAGAGTGGAGGGTGTTGCAGAGTAAGGAATTGTTGCACTCACCATCGTCTTCAGACAATCCCAATCGTCGACCAGTGGCTGGCCAGAGCCTCTAGCAGCCTCGAGCACCGATGGCCCCTTGTCGAATCCAAAGACAAGCTTCCCGATGAAATCGATACTGGTGTCGAGATGCTTCCTGTGCAGCACGGTTTCTTTGACCTCCCTGAGAGCCCTCTGCTTCTCTTCTGATCCCCCATTCAACTTCTCATACTGAAAGCCAGAAGATACATCAGCAGACAAACTAGTCAAAACAAAACACATGAAACTTAGTACTGTAACAGACAAAATGAACTAGACAAGAAATACTAAGTGGGATTATTGTTACCTTCTTCCACATGAAGAGAATATCGGCATCTCTTTGCTTGATTGCACCCTTGAGGCTGGGCATAGGCAGCGGCCTGTTTCTGATGCTTGACTTTGCAGGATCGAAACCTTGGTAGAGAAAAAGCATGTCATCCTTGAAAGTCTTGTCGCCATACTCCATGA
This window harbors:
- the LOC119355898 gene encoding plasmodesmata-located protein 8-like gives rise to the protein MCKFVSPSSAMHPRNQLRRGRVAAGAIVLLGIVLGAAFTGADTGTFIYAGCSPSKYQPGTPYEGNLKSLLASITSAAPNAAYSSFANGTGDGAAAYGLYQCRGDLGNAECAACVRDALAQLNQVCPGAYAASLQLEGCYVRYDGANFVGRPDTAMVYRKCSASTSADAGFLRDRDAVLGALQAAPDGYRVGSSGSVQGVSQCLGDLAAADCTACLAQAVGQLTGACGTALAADVHLAQCYVRYWASGYYFRPSQDYSEDDVGRTLAIIIGILAGLALIVVFISFLKKSC